A region from the Geobacter benzoatilyticus genome encodes:
- the rpsP gene encoding 30S ribosomal protein S16, with translation MAIKMRLARAGAKKKPFYQIVIADVRSRRDGRFIENVGTYDPNQNPAAVKFEEGKALEWLGKGALPTDTVKQMLKKAGLWEKFTTKPA, from the coding sequence ATGGCTATTAAAATGCGTTTGGCTCGTGCAGGGGCGAAGAAGAAGCCCTTTTATCAAATCGTTATTGCCGATGTACGCAGTCGCCGTGATGGACGGTTCATTGAGAATGTCGGAACCTACGACCCGAACCAGAATCCCGCTGCCGTGAAGTTTGAAGAAGGCAAGGCTCTTGAGTGGCTCGGCAAGGGAGCTCTTCCCACTGACACCGTAAAGCAGATGCTCAAGAAGGCGGGCCTTTGGGAGAAGTTCACGACCAAGCCTGCCTAA
- the ffh gene encoding signal recognition particle protein has translation MFENLSDKLDSLFKKLRGQGVMTEENIKEALREVRLVLLEADVNFKVVKDFVEKVRERAVGTQVLQSLSPGQQVIKVVQEELVALMGGSEDNSLDLAAKPPVAIMMVGLQGSGKTTTCGKLARLLKGQRRRPLLVPADVYRPAAIEQLKTLGRQLSVETFDSRADQDPVDICREALRYATLNGFDTVILDTAGRLQIDEYLMNELVRIKEAADPREILFVADAMTGQEAVNVATGFNERLDITGVVLTKLDGDAKGGAALSIRAVTGKPVKLVGLGEKLDALEVFYPDRLVSRILGMGDILTLVEKAQATFDVTETERLQQKLKKSQFDLEDFKSQLQQIKKMGSLDSILGMIPGVGKAMKQMQGAQPSEKELKRIEAIIDSMTPGERANHQIINGSRRLRIAKGSGTTVQEVNQLLKRFTEAQKVMKQLQKMGPKGLMRGMKGMGKGMFPF, from the coding sequence ATGTTCGAAAACCTTTCAGACAAACTCGACAGCCTCTTTAAAAAGCTCCGCGGTCAGGGGGTAATGACCGAGGAAAACATCAAGGAGGCGCTCCGCGAAGTGCGTTTGGTCCTTCTTGAGGCCGATGTCAACTTCAAGGTCGTCAAGGATTTCGTCGAAAAGGTTCGTGAGCGGGCCGTCGGCACCCAGGTTCTGCAGAGCCTCTCCCCTGGGCAGCAGGTCATCAAGGTTGTGCAGGAAGAACTCGTTGCCCTCATGGGGGGCAGCGAAGACAACAGTCTTGATCTTGCAGCGAAGCCGCCGGTTGCTATCATGATGGTCGGCCTCCAGGGCTCCGGCAAAACCACTACCTGCGGAAAGCTTGCACGGCTCCTCAAGGGGCAACGCCGCCGACCGTTGCTTGTGCCAGCCGATGTCTATCGGCCGGCCGCCATCGAGCAGCTCAAGACCCTTGGCCGCCAGCTTTCGGTGGAGACCTTTGATTCGCGGGCCGATCAGGACCCGGTTGATATCTGCCGCGAAGCTCTCCGCTATGCCACGCTTAATGGCTTCGATACGGTGATTCTCGACACCGCCGGCCGCCTTCAGATCGACGAGTATCTCATGAATGAGCTCGTCCGGATCAAGGAAGCGGCCGATCCACGGGAAATCCTGTTTGTTGCCGACGCCATGACCGGCCAGGAAGCGGTCAATGTTGCCACCGGCTTCAATGAGCGGCTCGATATAACGGGGGTGGTCCTCACCAAGCTTGACGGCGATGCGAAGGGGGGGGCGGCCCTCTCCATTCGTGCCGTTACCGGCAAGCCGGTTAAACTGGTTGGCCTCGGCGAGAAGCTGGATGCCCTTGAGGTTTTTTACCCGGACCGTCTGGTTTCCCGCATTCTTGGGATGGGCGATATTCTCACCCTTGTGGAGAAGGCCCAGGCCACCTTTGATGTCACTGAGACGGAGCGGCTTCAGCAGAAGCTCAAGAAGAGCCAGTTTGATCTGGAAGATTTCAAGAGCCAGCTTCAGCAGATCAAGAAAATGGGGTCTCTCGACTCGATTCTCGGCATGATCCCCGGCGTGGGGAAGGCCATGAAGCAGATGCAGGGGGCCCAGCCTTCGGAGAAGGAGCTCAAGCGGATCGAGGCAATTATCGATTCCATGACCCCCGGTGAGCGGGCTAACCACCAGATCATCAACGGCAGCCGACGCCTGAGGATAGCCAAGGGGAGCGGTACGACGGTTCAGGAGGTGAACCAGCTTCTGAAAAGGTTCACTGAGGCCCAAAAGGTGATGAAGCAACTTCAGAAGATGGGGCCCAAAGGGTTGATGCGCGGCATGAAGGGGATGGGCAAGGGGATGTTCCCCTTCTGA
- a CDS encoding DUF3343 domain-containing protein, translating to MTLPACIIAAYERKKRIMVREGDCVAVFHSIHRVMKAEKVLKGHGLPVLLIPAPRALHADCGLAIRYAVVDRQAVEDILKAEGLLPEEIHIHSGGKYLKSA from the coding sequence ATGACGCTGCCGGCCTGTATTATTGCTGCATATGAGAGGAAAAAGCGGATTATGGTTCGAGAAGGTGATTGCGTTGCGGTTTTTCATTCAATTCATCGGGTTATGAAAGCTGAAAAAGTACTCAAGGGGCATGGGCTTCCCGTGCTTCTCATTCCTGCGCCCCGGGCGCTTCATGCCGATTGCGGCCTTGCAATCAGGTATGCTGTTGTCGACCGGCAGGCCGTTGAAGATATCCTGAAGGCGGAGGGGCTTTTGCCGGAAGAGATTCACATCCATTCTGGCGGGAAGTATCTCAAGTCTGCTTGA
- a CDS encoding DUF721 domain-containing protein has translation MGETRARMPRPRSVADLLAESLRGKPAERRLKEGRIWLLWDETVGDRIASVARPVGFRDGTLTVAVSNAPWMQQLNFLKRGIIEKLNALLGGPVVQDIYLKAGPPPPPAAPPAEHRPPPRELTGAEQEMVASETESIEDPELREIISRLMTKHLASTAPEK, from the coding sequence ATGGGTGAAACGCGCGCCCGCATGCCGCGCCCCCGGTCTGTGGCGGATCTGCTGGCGGAGTCCCTGCGAGGGAAGCCCGCGGAGCGGCGACTGAAAGAGGGAAGAATCTGGCTCCTATGGGACGAGACGGTTGGTGACCGGATTGCATCCGTGGCACGTCCCGTGGGATTTCGCGACGGCACGTTGACCGTGGCGGTGTCAAACGCCCCCTGGATGCAGCAACTGAATTTCCTGAAACGAGGAATAATCGAAAAATTGAATGCCCTCCTCGGCGGCCCGGTGGTGCAGGACATCTATCTCAAGGCAGGCCCGCCACCCCCACCCGCGGCCCCACCCGCTGAACACCGCCCCCCCCCTCGCGAACTGACCGGAGCCGAGCAGGAAATGGTTGCGTCAGAGACTGAATCCATTGAAGATCCCGAACTCCGCGAGATCATATCGCGCCTCATGACAAAACATCTCGCCTCGACAGCACCGGAAAAATAG
- a CDS encoding tRNA1(Val) (adenine(37)-N6)-methyltransferase — translation MKSGETVDELKKYGLRIIQERHGYRFSLDPLLLCAFAAPAVGARVADLGTGSAIIPLVLARQHGQATFVGVEFQDAMADLAERNVLLNDLGDRIDILREDVLGLRKCFPVSSFDLVLSNPPYRKRGTGKVSPKIGRDDARHESTATLTDFLATAKYLVKPAGRICFIYHPARLPELFAEAHRQKLAPMRLRLVHGTAEAEARMVMVEFAKGRRADLAVLPPLVVRGAGLDYTPEVAEILGIEMP, via the coding sequence GTGAAGAGCGGAGAGACCGTAGATGAGCTGAAAAAATACGGCTTGCGGATCATCCAGGAGCGCCACGGGTACCGATTCTCCCTTGATCCGCTGCTGCTCTGCGCATTTGCCGCTCCGGCGGTGGGGGCGCGTGTGGCCGATCTGGGAACCGGCAGTGCCATAATCCCCCTTGTCCTTGCCCGGCAGCATGGGCAGGCCACCTTTGTGGGGGTTGAATTCCAGGACGCCATGGCGGATTTGGCGGAACGGAATGTTCTCCTGAATGACCTTGGCGACCGGATCGACATTCTTCGGGAAGACGTTCTCGGCCTCCGTAAGTGTTTTCCCGTTTCCTCCTTCGACCTGGTCCTTTCCAACCCCCCTTACCGCAAGCGGGGGACCGGCAAGGTAAGCCCCAAAATCGGGCGTGACGATGCCCGTCACGAGTCGACGGCCACCCTGACCGATTTTCTCGCCACTGCCAAGTACCTGGTAAAGCCGGCCGGCCGCATCTGTTTCATCTATCATCCGGCGAGGCTTCCCGAGCTTTTTGCCGAGGCCCATCGGCAGAAGCTGGCGCCCATGAGGCTGCGGCTCGTGCATGGAACTGCCGAAGCCGAGGCCCGCATGGTAATGGTGGAATTTGCCAAGGGGCGCAGGGCGGACCTGGCGGTGCTCCCCCCCCTGGTCGTCAGGGGTGCAGGGTTGGATTATACCCCGGAAGTTGCGGAAATCCTGGGCATTGAGATGCCGTGA
- a CDS encoding YfhO family protein: protein MTERRKDFLIVTTLLAVLILFFARILFTDQIVRAPDIINEFYWWAKHLNDATLGELFKEISLRADWDPLTNGGTTTGGGTTSLHFLLDQKLILNLFPAPSNVAWFMVLHLFWGGAGVYAYCRLIGASPIAAFFAGLVFALAPENASLINAGHVMKIATISWAPWAFWCLEKGFRTNRLIWFMATAVVLAYQFFNTHWQIAFYTCLVIGVYGVVRLMGIRAAEPGRPRRDIARLAGLNLVTMFFFLSTVAISLAPLADWSKGTNRGVQSGANQGKGGLNREEAMLWSLPPEEVAAFAIPGLFGLSRQEAGDNPTNIRSYYWGRMVFTQTVSYMGLLPWLLAPLPLLFRRDKYTWLAVGGIVGGILFSMGKYTPFYQFLYDYFPGIDRFRVPKMMMFIPVMGLGIMAARGIDILRDEVARDDRKFRRYLTGLAVFAFGLLAVLGVEVAGRDHWISSFYQMLAQPTRYEQGAYLVQQRWDNIVLETAIAAGLAFAIAGVIICFARKLIPARVLLALLFFLFVADVWRINSKFLFLVPVPAKVKGVMTPAMEFVSKMPEGYRVLPMDGSDPMQYVTNKIPVMFTPNPVQQQRWQDYLDAFSFSSAMPDMMNVRYLVYGKEQYDQEKSLLDSRFAPVFTSPDGSSVVLENRSVLPKGWLVPSVALIPDSRQTMAILQNPTFDPRRLALVETPPPLPLPAPNASLSGVVGTVRLERYEGNRIDMAVTAESNSLLVLGEKYYRGWRANVDGKDASIYPVNHILRGVYLVPGAHRVEFLFDPMPFRIGKYLTLASFALFAVMLGREWRLRRRAGMGE from the coding sequence ATGACTGAACGGCGAAAAGACTTCCTCATTGTGACCACGCTCTTGGCGGTACTGATTCTCTTTTTCGCCAGGATTCTCTTTACCGACCAGATCGTTCGCGCCCCCGACATCATCAACGAATTCTACTGGTGGGCGAAGCACCTGAACGATGCAACATTGGGGGAACTTTTCAAGGAGATAAGCCTTCGGGCGGATTGGGACCCGCTGACAAATGGTGGGACAACGACGGGGGGGGGGACCACTTCGCTCCACTTCCTGCTGGACCAGAAACTGATCCTCAACCTGTTTCCGGCTCCATCCAACGTGGCATGGTTCATGGTCCTGCACCTCTTCTGGGGGGGCGCCGGAGTCTATGCGTACTGCCGGCTCATCGGCGCGAGCCCCATAGCGGCCTTTTTCGCCGGACTGGTCTTTGCCCTGGCGCCGGAGAACGCCTCCCTCATAAACGCCGGCCACGTAATGAAGATCGCCACCATTTCGTGGGCCCCCTGGGCGTTCTGGTGTCTTGAAAAGGGATTCCGCACGAATCGCCTCATCTGGTTCATGGCCACCGCCGTTGTCCTGGCCTATCAATTTTTCAATACCCACTGGCAGATCGCATTCTATACCTGCCTAGTCATTGGGGTGTACGGGGTGGTGCGGCTCATGGGCATCCGGGCGGCTGAACCCGGCAGGCCTCGGCGCGATATCGCCCGACTGGCGGGTCTCAACCTGGTGACGATGTTCTTCTTCCTTTCCACGGTTGCCATTTCCCTTGCCCCCTTGGCGGACTGGTCAAAGGGAACAAACCGAGGTGTGCAGAGCGGTGCCAATCAAGGCAAGGGTGGGCTTAATCGGGAAGAGGCGATGCTCTGGTCTCTCCCTCCCGAAGAGGTGGCAGCCTTTGCCATCCCCGGCCTCTTCGGCCTTTCCCGCCAGGAGGCGGGGGACAACCCGACCAACATCCGCTCCTACTACTGGGGGCGCATGGTCTTTACCCAGACGGTCAGCTATATGGGACTTCTCCCCTGGTTGCTGGCACCACTTCCCCTCTTATTCCGCCGTGACAAATACACGTGGCTTGCAGTGGGGGGGATCGTCGGCGGAATCCTCTTCTCCATGGGGAAGTACACCCCCTTCTACCAGTTTCTGTACGACTACTTCCCTGGAATCGACCGGTTCCGCGTGCCCAAGATGATGATGTTCATCCCGGTCATGGGGCTTGGAATCATGGCTGCCCGCGGTATCGACATCCTCCGTGATGAGGTGGCCCGGGATGACCGGAAATTCCGCCGCTACCTTACAGGGCTTGCTGTCTTTGCCTTTGGTCTTCTTGCCGTTCTGGGTGTGGAAGTCGCGGGGCGGGACCACTGGATCTCCTCCTTTTACCAAATGCTGGCCCAGCCCACCCGTTACGAGCAGGGGGCCTATCTGGTGCAGCAGCGATGGGATAACATTGTCCTCGAGACTGCCATCGCCGCCGGATTGGCCTTTGCCATCGCCGGAGTCATCATCTGCTTCGCCCGGAAGCTCATTCCGGCCCGGGTCCTTCTTGCTCTGCTCTTCTTTCTCTTTGTTGCCGATGTCTGGCGGATAAACAGCAAATTCCTGTTCCTTGTGCCTGTGCCGGCCAAAGTGAAAGGGGTCATGACTCCTGCCATGGAGTTCGTTTCCAAAATGCCGGAGGGATACCGTGTCCTCCCCATGGACGGCAGCGACCCGATGCAGTACGTCACCAACAAGATTCCCGTCATGTTCACCCCCAATCCGGTCCAGCAGCAGCGGTGGCAGGACTATCTCGATGCGTTCTCGTTCTCGTCCGCCATGCCTGACATGATGAACGTGCGCTATCTAGTTTACGGCAAGGAGCAGTACGATCAGGAAAAGTCGCTCCTTGACAGCCGGTTCGCCCCTGTATTCACGTCTCCCGACGGGAGCAGCGTGGTTCTCGAAAATCGCTCCGTCCTCCCCAAGGGATGGCTTGTGCCCTCCGTGGCGCTGATTCCCGATTCCCGGCAGACCATGGCGATACTCCAGAATCCCACGTTCGACCCCCGGCGGCTTGCCCTCGTGGAAACTCCGCCGCCGCTGCCTCTTCCGGCCCCGAATGCTTCTCTCTCCGGTGTAGTCGGCACAGTGCGTCTCGAACGGTACGAGGGGAATCGTATCGATATGGCCGTCACTGCCGAGAGCAATTCGCTGCTTGTTCTCGGGGAGAAATATTACCGGGGGTGGAGGGCCAACGTGGATGGGAAAGATGCATCCATCTATCCGGTTAATCACATTCTTCGTGGCGTTTATCTCGTGCCGGGAGCCCATCGCGTGGAGTTCCTGTTCGATCCCATGCCTTTCAGGATCGGCAAATACCTTACCCTGGCGTCCTTTGCTCTGTTCGCCGTAATGCTGGGCCGGGAGTGGCGGCTGCGCAGAAGGGCGGGGATGGGGGAGTGA
- a CDS encoding glycosyltransferase family 4 protein translates to MKIVFLAPFGIRPKGTVIARMVPLAAALRESGHSVVIVAPPYTNAEDSGKTEVVRGVTIRNISLGPKNSTLAAPVLAWRMFRTALSEKPDLVHLFKPKGYGGLAAMLHILLRRAGLGLPPLFADTDDWEGRGGMNDLHGYGRAERVLFDFQERWILPRADGVTAASRTLQGQAWGMGIPPERTLYLPNCVEDAPAGNGASAREKLGIAPEAPVVLLYTRFFEFSQEKLHFLFAEICRRVPKARFLVVGKGRNGEEALLVDAGRQMGFASVLVMAGWVEPEQLPDYLAAGNVAIYPFADTLINRAKCPAKLTELLRAGVPVVADRVGQLAEYIKPQVSGILCDPDDWQEMADQAVGLLNSPERARALGVKGKEYLLDKFSWSDFADKVHHFYMELTRR, encoded by the coding sequence ATGAAGATCGTTTTCCTTGCGCCTTTCGGCATTCGCCCCAAGGGTACGGTTATCGCCCGCATGGTTCCCCTGGCGGCGGCGCTCCGGGAATCGGGCCACTCGGTTGTCATCGTGGCGCCACCCTACACGAACGCCGAAGACTCCGGGAAAACTGAGGTCGTCCGGGGGGTTACGATACGGAACATCTCCCTCGGGCCGAAAAACAGCACCCTGGCCGCACCCGTCCTGGCCTGGCGGATGTTCCGCACAGCGCTGTCCGAAAAGCCTGATCTGGTCCACCTGTTCAAACCCAAGGGGTATGGCGGTCTGGCTGCGATGCTCCATATCCTGCTGCGGCGCGCCGGTTTGGGGCTTCCGCCCCTCTTCGCTGATACCGATGACTGGGAGGGGCGGGGGGGGATGAACGACCTCCATGGCTACGGGAGAGCGGAGAGGGTGCTGTTCGACTTTCAGGAACGCTGGATACTCCCCCGCGCCGACGGCGTCACGGCGGCGAGCCGCACCCTCCAGGGCCAGGCGTGGGGGATGGGGATCCCGCCGGAGCGAACCCTCTATCTTCCCAATTGCGTAGAGGACGCTCCGGCCGGTAATGGCGCGTCCGCCAGGGAGAAGCTGGGCATTGCTCCGGAGGCGCCGGTGGTGCTCCTCTACACGCGGTTCTTCGAGTTCAGCCAGGAGAAGCTCCATTTCCTCTTTGCGGAGATTTGCCGGCGGGTTCCGAAGGCCAGGTTTCTGGTGGTGGGGAAGGGGCGGAACGGCGAGGAGGCCCTGCTTGTGGACGCGGGCCGGCAGATGGGGTTTGCTTCGGTCCTGGTCATGGCGGGGTGGGTGGAACCGGAACAGCTTCCCGATTATCTGGCGGCCGGGAATGTGGCCATCTACCCCTTTGCCGACACCCTGATCAACCGGGCCAAGTGCCCGGCAAAGCTGACGGAGTTGCTGCGGGCGGGCGTGCCGGTGGTGGCCGACCGGGTGGGGCAGTTGGCGGAGTACATAAAACCCCAGGTTTCCGGCATCCTCTGTGATCCGGACGACTGGCAGGAGATGGCGGATCAGGCCGTCGGGCTGCTGAACTCTCCGGAACGAGCCCGCGCTCTTGGAGTCAAGGGGAAGGAGTACCTGCTGGATAAATTCAGCTGGAGCGATTTTGCGGACAAAGTGCACCATTTTTACATGGAGTTGACCAGGCGATGA
- a CDS encoding glycosyltransferase family 2 protein — translation MKVSVIILNWNGKRFLDDCLTSLAAQTFRDFETILVENGSSDGSADYVRKRFPWVKLLALDRNLGFAGGNNRGLLACTGEYIVTLNNDTRVEAPFLAELVVAADADPGIGMVAAKMLNFHKHGCLDSVGIGAAMNGLGGNIGVNERDAGQYDTPAPVFGPCAGAALYRRAMLDEVGFFDPDFFAYYEDLDLAWRGRLAGWRCVTAPSAVVYHIHSATSGKMSPFTVYQVQRNKWYVMIKNWPAALFMERLPRILLYDLGGIALAVIRGRGGAALRARFHVLRDLPALLRKRRGVRALRKISITEIERLLVPGGSPFRTFRRKMGEGR, via the coding sequence GTGAAGGTATCCGTCATCATCCTGAACTGGAACGGCAAGCGGTTTCTCGATGATTGCCTCACCTCTCTGGCTGCCCAGACCTTTCGGGATTTCGAGACAATTCTGGTGGAGAACGGCTCCAGCGACGGATCGGCCGACTATGTGCGGAAGCGTTTTCCCTGGGTTAAGCTCCTGGCCCTCGACCGGAACCTGGGGTTTGCCGGGGGTAACAACCGGGGTCTCCTCGCCTGCACGGGGGAGTATATCGTCACCCTCAACAACGACACCCGCGTGGAGGCTCCGTTCCTGGCGGAACTGGTGGTGGCGGCCGACGCGGACCCCGGCATCGGCATGGTGGCGGCAAAGATGCTCAATTTCCACAAGCATGGATGCCTCGATTCCGTTGGCATCGGGGCGGCCATGAACGGCCTGGGGGGCAATATCGGGGTGAACGAGCGGGATGCCGGGCAGTATGATACGCCCGCGCCGGTATTCGGGCCGTGCGCCGGAGCGGCCCTCTATCGTCGGGCCATGCTGGACGAGGTCGGTTTCTTCGATCCGGACTTTTTCGCCTATTATGAGGATCTGGATCTGGCCTGGCGAGGCAGGCTGGCGGGGTGGCGGTGCGTGACCGCTCCCTCTGCCGTGGTTTACCATATCCATTCCGCCACTAGCGGCAAGATGAGCCCTTTTACCGTCTACCAGGTGCAGCGGAACAAGTGGTACGTCATGATCAAGAACTGGCCCGCTGCGCTATTCATGGAGCGTCTTCCCCGCATCCTGCTCTATGATCTCGGCGGCATTGCCCTGGCGGTCATCCGAGGTAGGGGGGGAGCGGCGCTCAGGGCGCGCTTCCATGTGCTGCGGGATTTGCCGGCACTGTTGCGGAAGCGTCGCGGGGTTCGGGCGCTGCGGAAAATTTCCATCACGGAGATCGAGCGCCTTCTGGTGCCTGGCGGGTCGCCATTCCGGACGTTCCGGCGGAAAATGGGGGAGGGGCGATGA
- a CDS encoding glycosyltransferase family 4 protein, whose product MKILLATPFPANPGASGGATAVFNLVKRLAQHHEVVYLTFAREEDVPQTATLAPHCKEVITVPFPGGEMISSREKMLYLLRRGYQNIISFLTLTPVFAVKCKSRVMGRVLRETIGKHNPDVVHLCFPQMAQYVALCGGVPAVMDTQDVAVVSAYRRVRMASSPVAKGYFFLQWLFWLRYETSHYPRFGKVLTLTGQDAAALRVFCPELDVYADAVGVDIPPMPETSGAGGKRIGFLASFGHGPNVDATLFFLREIFPRIREQVPGVEFLVAGKNPPAALLEAAGDRIRFVGFVDDVARFYAGVDVVVAPLRYGGGIKIKVLEALACGRPVVATSVGAEGIASPGDGALLVADEPGDFASCVCNLLKDTELAGSLGERGRDLVTRRFSWERVTADLGRIYAALAGGAR is encoded by the coding sequence GTGAAGATTCTCCTCGCCACCCCCTTTCCGGCCAACCCTGGCGCCAGCGGCGGCGCCACTGCCGTGTTCAACCTCGTCAAGCGATTGGCCCAACACCACGAGGTGGTCTACCTTACCTTTGCGCGGGAGGAAGACGTCCCGCAGACGGCAACGCTGGCTCCCCACTGCAAAGAGGTCATAACGGTTCCCTTTCCCGGCGGCGAAATGATTTCCTCCAGGGAAAAGATGCTCTACCTCCTGCGCCGGGGTTACCAGAATATCATTTCATTCCTCACCTTGACCCCTGTCTTTGCCGTGAAATGCAAGAGCCGGGTCATGGGACGGGTACTCCGGGAAACTATAGGCAAACATAACCCAGATGTGGTGCACCTCTGTTTCCCCCAGATGGCCCAGTACGTTGCCCTGTGCGGCGGAGTGCCGGCGGTCATGGATACCCAGGATGTGGCGGTTGTCTCCGCGTATCGCCGGGTGCGGATGGCCTCAAGCCCGGTGGCCAAAGGCTATTTCTTTCTCCAGTGGCTTTTCTGGCTCCGGTATGAGACAAGCCATTACCCGCGCTTCGGCAAGGTTCTGACCCTCACCGGGCAGGACGCCGCCGCCCTTCGGGTTTTTTGCCCCGAACTGGATGTGTATGCCGATGCCGTCGGTGTTGATATCCCTCCGATGCCGGAGACCTCGGGAGCCGGGGGGAAACGGATCGGATTCCTGGCCAGCTTCGGCCATGGGCCGAACGTGGATGCGACCCTGTTCTTCCTGCGCGAGATTTTTCCGCGCATCAGGGAGCAGGTGCCCGGCGTCGAGTTTCTGGTGGCCGGCAAGAATCCGCCTGCCGCGCTCCTTGAGGCCGCCGGCGATAGGATTCGATTCGTGGGGTTCGTGGACGACGTTGCGCGTTTTTATGCCGGTGTGGACGTGGTCGTGGCCCCCTTGCGCTACGGCGGGGGGATAAAGATCAAGGTGCTGGAGGCATTGGCCTGCGGCCGGCCGGTGGTGGCCACCTCCGTCGGCGCCGAGGGGATCGCTTCCCCTGGGGATGGTGCGCTCCTGGTGGCCGACGAACCCGGTGACTTCGCTTCGTGCGTCTGCAATCTCCTGAAAGATACCGAATTGGCGGGGAGTCTTGGGGAACGGGGACGGGATCTGGTGACACGGCGATTTTCGTGGGAGCGGGTAACCGCTGACCTGGGGCGAATCTATGCCGCCTTGGCCGGGGGGGCGCGGTGA
- a CDS encoding glycosyltransferase family 2 protein, with amino-acid sequence MRMNSVSVGVVGILIPTYNRLPFLEKSLASALNQTCRDVEVVVIDNGSTDGTPGYMAGIDDPRVRYLVNDRNLGLVGSINKGISLMSEAVSWCTILCDDDLLESEYVADMSEFVASRQDVGVAYVPLTFIDADGRPVRKGIAGPETESALSYLKARSQNRRETYLTGVFFPRKSFEAIGGYPAFTTGMATDDAFIFHLGVMGKLVGCNKKAEAFVRLHEGSESVSLAGGLLKHFQALLDFRDYCCRVARDNGFSERDVEQWIKGKIKLWLNSELIKAIRTGMEDRSGKRKKEALDEIHGSEGRLKGYLSLRFRADLYLYERFDIFLGKHKLYFALWRIITW; translated from the coding sequence ATGAGGATGAACTCCGTTTCAGTGGGGGTAGTCGGCATACTGATTCCCACATACAACAGGCTCCCCTTTCTCGAAAAATCCCTGGCGTCGGCCCTTAATCAGACTTGCCGGGACGTGGAGGTGGTCGTTATCGATAACGGCTCCACGGATGGCACCCCAGGCTATATGGCGGGGATCGACGACCCGCGCGTGCGTTACCTGGTGAACGACCGGAACCTGGGGCTTGTGGGGAGCATAAACAAGGGGATCAGCCTCATGTCCGAGGCAGTGTCCTGGTGCACGATTCTCTGTGATGACGATTTGCTGGAGAGCGAATATGTGGCGGATATGAGCGAGTTTGTGGCGAGCCGCCAGGATGTCGGAGTGGCCTATGTTCCCCTGACCTTCATTGACGCCGACGGCAGGCCGGTGCGCAAGGGCATTGCGGGGCCCGAGACGGAGAGTGCCCTGTCCTATCTGAAGGCGCGATCGCAAAACAGGCGGGAAACTTACCTGACAGGGGTCTTTTTTCCGCGCAAATCGTTCGAGGCCATTGGCGGCTATCCGGCCTTTACAACCGGCATGGCAACGGACGATGCATTCATCTTCCACTTGGGGGTGATGGGGAAGCTGGTGGGCTGCAACAAGAAAGCCGAGGCCTTCGTCAGGCTCCACGAAGGCTCGGAAAGCGTGTCTCTGGCCGGCGGTCTCCTGAAGCATTTTCAGGCACTGCTTGATTTCCGGGATTATTGCTGCCGGGTTGCCCGCGATAATGGTTTTTCAGAGAGAGACGTAGAGCAGTGGATAAAGGGCAAGATCAAGCTCTGGCTGAACTCTGAGCTTATCAAGGCAATTCGCACAGGCATGGAGGACCGTTCAGGGAAACGAAAAAAAGAGGCGCTCGACGAAATCCACGGAAGCGAGGGACGACTGAAAGGCTATCTCTCACTTCGCTTCCGCGCCGACTTGTACTTGTATGAACGATTTGATATTTTCCTGGGAAAACACAAATTGTACTTCGCTCTATGGCGCATCATCACGTGGTAA